Genomic DNA from Chlamydiota bacterium:
GCTTAAGCTTAACCCCATAATCGTGATCCTCAATGTTTGGGTGAAACTTGATTTCCTTAACCTTGACCACATGCTGTTTTTTACGTGCTTCTTTTTCTTTTTTTGTTTGCTCGTATCTGAATTTACCAAAATCCATGATGCGACAAACGGGAGGGTCTGCGTCCGGAGCCACCTCCACAAGGTCAAGATTGGCTTTAAGTGCCAAATCCACAGCTTCTGACAAAGCAATAACACCCAACTGGCGCCCTTTGTCGTCGATGGTTCTCACATTTTGAGCGCGAATTAAATGATTAATCCGGGTAATCCAACACCTCCCTGTTGAGTCAAGATTTTTACGTGGGGAAAACACTACCACAAAGTGTTCAAGGGTGCAACAATAACAATATAAGAAACGTTTGTAAAGGCAAAATAGAGATCTCCCTCATCTTAAGTTTCTCGTTATTTTACGAGGGATGCGACTCGACCAAAACGGTTTTCCAAATACTGAATAATATGAGCCGACTCATAAATCCATTTCACTTCCCCCTTTTCTTCAACTCTCAAACAGGGCACTTGAAGAGAGCCGCCCTGCGTCAATAATTCACTTCGATGCTGGTGATTATTTTGCGCATCCCGGTATTCGATAGGAATATTCAAATGATGAATGGCCCGACGGGTCCGAATGCAGAAAGGACACGCATAGAACTGATATAACGCCAAACCGTTTGCTTCTTGGTTAACCCGTTCCTGCTCAGTCTTTGACCGAATCACTTGAGACGGCCTCGTTAAATGATTGATCAAAACAATGATTCTTCCTAATGCCTCACGGATCATTTTTAAAAACATATTCTTTTCCCCATTTAAAATTGATTGAGCAATTTTAGGATTCATCATACCGCAGATGACCGAACATCATCAAGGCAATCCTCCCATTGACAATCGCCAAATTTTCAACCATAGTGATTGGCAATTAGTTGGCGAATAACTTGGCGTTTATGCGTGAGCCTTTATACCATAAGGCTGAAGGGTCATGAAATATACTTATGGGGATTATCCCACTAAAAAAGAACTGATGATTGAAAGCCGTAGTTCCAAGGATGCGGAGCTATGTTGAAATAAAATTTGGCATAAGCGATAGGCAAAGTCTGAACACATCTTTCTAAAAACCAAACAAGAAGAAAATTTCTTGTTTGTCATGACGCCCCATCTGCT
This window encodes:
- a CDS encoding translation initiation factor IF-3 — encoded protein: MNHLIRAQNVRTIDDKGRQLGVIALSEAVDLALKANLDLVEVAPDADPPVCRIMDFGKFRYEQTKKEKEARKKQHVVKVKEIKFHPNIEDHDYGVKLKHIFEFLKKGNKVKVSLAFRGREFAHMDYGKRVLERLVGDVVEVGAVEQSPKLFGRNMIMIIGPTKSK
- a CDS encoding glutathione S-transferase N-terminal domain-containing protein, coding for MFLKMIREALGRIIVLINHLTRPSQVIRSKTEQERVNQEANGLALYQFYACPFCIRTRRAIHHLNIPIEYRDAQNNHQHRSELLTQGGSLQVPCLRVEEKGEVKWIYESAHIIQYLENRFGRVASLVK